From Bacteroidia bacterium:
AAATATTCCCTCCGGCAGCTTCGATGATCTTTTTGACGATGGCCAGTCCCACACCTGTGCTTTCGGTATCTTCTTCAGCGCTCAGCGTCTGGAACAACTGGAATATCCTGGAGTGATAATTTTCAGAAATTCCACTGCCATTATCTTTTACATAAAACAGGTACTTCCCCGGTTCATCTTCATAGCCAATTTCGATTTTTCCTTTTGGCTTATCATTAAATTTTATGGCATTCGATACCAGATTTTGAAATACCTGATAAATTTTGGTTTCCTGAAATTCGAGCACAGGCATGGTGCTGGGTACGGAAATAGAAACGGAATCGGGTTTCGGCAGGCTGGCGATCACCTCTTCCACTACTTTTTTCACGTTTACCTTTTTTGCCTCCTCGTCCATATCGCGGCCGGCACGTGAGTATTGTAGAATTCCTTCAATAAGGTCATGCATCCGTTTCACCCGTTGCATCAGGAGGTTGAGTTGTTCGCGGCCTTCAGGCCCAAGTTCCTTTTCGTAGTCTTCATGCAGCCATGTAGCTAAGGAGCTGATTCCGCGCAACGGAGCCTTCAGATCGTGCGATATGACGTACGCAAAGCGATTCAGTTCATTGTTAGTATTCACCAACTCCTGGTTCGCACTGATGATCTCAGCCGTCCGTTCCTGCACCATCTTTTCCAGGTGCTCCTGAGATTCCTTCAGTTTTTCCTGGAAAGTGATCTGGTCATGAATATTGGTAGCGGTGCCCACCCACATTTGTATCTCGTCCTTTTCATTCCGGACAGGGATGCTGCGCAGGAGGTGCCAGTAATATTTATCATCAGCGGCATTCTTCAGGCGCAATTCAAATTCATAGGGCTGTTTCTTTTCAGTGGCCTTTTCCCATTTTCTGCGGAGCTTCAGGAAATCATCAGGATGCACAATGGGAAACCATCCCTTTACCCGCACCTCCTCAATGCTCATCCCGGTATATTCAAACCATCGCTGGTTATGATAATCCAGCACGCCATCACCCATCATAGTCCAGGCCATTTGAGGAATAGATTCCACTACCAGTTGCTGCCTGCCCAACCGCAGATCCCCCGCAGAGGATGATCCTGCGGGTTTTTTCTCCTTCCATATAGATTTGGTCACTTCTTCCACCATCAACAGCAGCCCCCGGACAGCACCTTCCGGAGTTTTGTCCGGAACCGTCTCTATTTTCAGCGTCTTCTGCTCTCCGCTGGTATTGATCACAGGCTCCACAGAAGATACTCTTTCTCCTTCAAGGCCTTTCTGAATATAGGGATGAAGCCGTTCCAGTGCCGGAGGTTCAAGTGCTTCATTGATGGGTTTCCCATGTACGTCATTCCCCGGCAGGCCCGGCAATACCTTGTTATGATTATTTGAGAATTCAAACAGCAAATCCGCATTTATATAGGCCACCCAAGCGGGAACCTGGTTTAAGATAGCCTTAAACCGTTCTGTATCAGTTGCATTTACCAAATTTTGTTGAGGTGCCAAAATCCTTATAAGGTTTAATGTATAATATTTTTGTTCAGTTGTTACCTTCAATTAAATTGCAATAAGTGCAAATGGTTGAATAATTAACAGAAAAGCCTGGTGATATTTTCAGTCCATACCTGGGAACCCGGTGCCAAATCAGAATTTCAGACCCGATGACGCCAT
This genomic window contains:
- a CDS encoding ATP-binding protein; its protein translation is MAPQQNLVNATDTERFKAILNQVPAWVAYINADLLFEFSNNHNKVLPGLPGNDVHGKPINEALEPPALERLHPYIQKGLEGERVSSVEPVINTSGEQKTLKIETVPDKTPEGAVRGLLLMVEEVTKSIWKEKKPAGSSSAGDLRLGRQQLVVESIPQMAWTMMGDGVLDYHNQRWFEYTGMSIEEVRVKGWFPIVHPDDFLKLRRKWEKATEKKQPYEFELRLKNAADDKYYWHLLRSIPVRNEKDEIQMWVGTATNIHDQITFQEKLKESQEHLEKMVQERTAEIISANQELVNTNNELNRFAYVISHDLKAPLRGISSLATWLHEDYEKELGPEGREQLNLLMQRVKRMHDLIEGILQYSRAGRDMDEEAKKVNVKKVVEEVIASLPKPDSVSISVPSTMPVLEFQETKIYQVFQNLVSNAIKFNDKPKGKIEIGYEDEPGKYLFYVKDNGSGISENYHSRIFQLFQTLSAEEDTESTGVGLAIVKKIIEAAGGNIWVESTEGAGSTFFFTILKKQ